The nucleotide window GTTgcaatttattattttgtacttAGACCAAATTTAACGCACTCAGAACGACAGTGACTTCTATAGTTTTACCATGAGATGaactttttcaataaaaaataatgtAACGACTGAAAATTGCCATTCTGAATGTATTGAATTTCTAAAAAtgtcattttttatattttctataattaACGAAACGGTAAATTCAATCTGACTAATGATTACTGGGACTCGTGCACGGGTACCTACGCAATCGTTAGATACACATAAAATTATTTACTGATTTCAGTGGAGTAGATTTATCACCTCTTGTTAAAACTATCTGCCAGGACAATGATGCATTagagaaaatattaaataattcgtCAAGCTTTTTGTTGGCGTACAGCGTTCACAAGCTCTTTGCACCAGTACGATTGTCGATCACGATAGGACTAACACCGATACTTGTACGAAAATTACGAAAAATTGGATTACTTAAACCATACAAAGTAAAATCAACGGAATCTAGTTGAATGGTTCATCACAATAGTTATTATTACCTTCTATAATATTCATACTATATACATGCATTTTTAATCGAACGTAATTACACATCTGTAAACGAACATAAattcattaaataaatatactatgTCTGAAATgtttttatgtatatattccGGTTTATtatataaagaatataatagttatatgtaATTACTTTACACAACGTCACGTATATTTCATGTATGATAGTTTGCGCAACTACAGTGTTGTATATACGGCCATTTTAATTACAGCACTTTTAaagttattttttttaaattgattgCCGTAAATACATTACATACACAAAAGCTCGACAGTTTCAATGGACGAATTGATCAGTTATGTTGGAACAATAATTACACCCGGTTTGCGAGTCGTTACCGAATAATCTCGATTGTGTACCTGCTTTAACGGGCCATACGAGTATTTTGATTACGTATAGGAAACATACAAAAACGCCAATTCCTTGGCAgacatatatatgtacataactttttaaaaatatattatagtacatACTAAAAGTAATGCATATAAGTATATACAATTTAGTTAATCTAATATAGAGTATGTCTTAAGAATTAATTTTACACTTTTCAAAGACCTGGTTGCCTCGGTTGTAGCTTATAAAGATAAGGTTTCGAAAAATTTGTTAGAAACGAATAAGTATACAAAAATTCTTGTTTAATAATTAGACAAGTAAAAAGCTTCGGACGTTTGATCGAATCTTAGTAAATAGTACAAAAAATATCTCTAAACACAGTTTCGTAGAATTATAAAACACATTCGAGAGATTAGTAAGCGTAATTGTTCATGATCTTATCGATCAAACCTAAATTGGAAGGTTTGAAGACATGATAGGCAGTATCAACCATTTGCTTTGTGCATAGTAGAAAACTACACTTATAAACTTTGAACACTTCGTTTGCAAACAGTTTGAGCATTTTTAACTTAACgtaaacaatataatattagacATGAATTCTGCGAAGTTACGAAGGAAGTATACATTACCTAAAATATAATGCAAACTTTGTCTAATAATACTTTGAAACTAATCATCAACGATTAGTTTTAACATTTTATACAGTGTCCTTATCAAACTTCTAGAAAAATACAATGGAAAAGTTCGCAAGTAGCTTAAAGAAACATACAACCGTCTCaatagaagaagaaagaaaaaaaacaaatgGAGTATTTTGGCACGGCACCTACCTATAATCTCATTGTTATTAATCATGCatcgataaaatataaaaaaagatcATATTTTCTCATTTAGATTTGCTTTGAATAAGTCAAACTTAGCGCATAAATCGTTTAAATATTATCAACTGCGATGAAATGGATATCATTATGAATTAGTTTGGTTGATTATCATCCAAAAGTGATATCAATGGACAGATGTGATGATTGAGGAGAACAAAACTTTACAAGCTTTGTTGTAATGGAATTATGAGTCTTTACACATACGCTTCCGCACGACGACCCTTTATATGATTGAAAAACTGTCGCCAGCTAGTCAATGTTTTACTCGACCATACCCAGAAGCTGCTAGTTATACCGACGATCATAGCCATTAGATATTTTATCATAAAAACTTCAAACTCTGGTCGCCTCCCAACATCACGGGTACGCTCGCCAACGGGGCATGGTATAGAGTACAGAGATTGTGGCCCGGGTCTAGAACACATCTCCATATTCCATGTTAACATCCATTGATCGAAGTACGCTTGCTCGTAAAATAAACAAGCTATGACAATCAACGCAGGAACTATGTATAGTACAGAAAATATGCCGATACGAAtcattaatttttctaatttgtCAGTCTTTGTGCCATCGTGTTTCATTACCGTACGGATAcggaacaaagaaacaaatccGGCTAATAAGAAGGCAGTTCCAAGGATAAGATAGACACATAATGGTGCCAAAACGAATCCGCGTAAAGCTTCCACATTCCAAAGTCCTACGTAGCATACACCAGATAGTATATCTCctgcaataataaatatattcgtAATCAAGATTATgtacaataattaattatagtaattatgaTCTCTTTTTTTAAAGCAGAATTAGACTTACCTTCTACCTTCCCCATTGCAAGAATGGTAACTGTTTTTATCGCCGGTGCTGCCCAAGCAGCTAAATGAAAATATTGTGAATTTGCTTCTATTGCTTCATGGCCCCATTTCAGACCAGCAGCTAGGAACCATGTCAAAGTTAAGATGACCCACCATATGCTGGATGCCATCCCAAAGAAGTAAAGCACCATAAATAGTACCGTGCACAATTTATGCTTGGTACCTTGCGTTATCGTTGATGCCATTTGCATTGTCTCTAAAAGAGGTGGGAAAGGTTCTCTGCATGCGATCGAGTTACCAGCTGCCCAACCAATTACATATACCAGTGCTACCATAAGGTAGCAAACTGATAAGAAGATAATTGGTCTTTCCGGATACCTACAgataaaacattatttagtATATTTGAAACATTAATACCTTTTGCAATGCAGAACTATCAAACTTCTTAGGATCATGATTCATAGAAATAGACAATGGTAATTATAATCTGTTCTGGCAATTACAATGATTATAAGCTTAACCATGGTTAGTATAATAAAACAACCATTTTAATCTGCTAATTGGATGATTTCTCAACCATAAAAACTGATATACGGACACAATAAAAGGGGAATGGTGATTAATTGAAGTAGAGTATCCCATGGTGtatacaattacaatttaattaaattgctgCTATGGATGTTGCAATAGAATTGAATGCAAGAATTTCTAGgtaagtaaataaaaaaattattaattagtcAAAGATAAAAATAGACAGAAATGGTCAATACACTTTTCCTCTTTAGAATTTACAACTTcttcatatacatatataaatgcgaaatagaactggTGAGCAAAAAATATGTTATTGATTAATTCAAAAGTACACTACCTAACAGAAAATATAAGTTCTAACGTAATCCTTGGTCCTGCAAACCAATGATAAAAATCCTTGTATAAATATCCATATTTTAATTATCCAACAAACACAGTATTATTTGCAATTTTATTCTTTACCGAATGATATACATTTCTTGATATACATTCAAGCTCACCATGAGAAATTGTTTTACATGTAACATTCGAAGTAGTTCAAATAATTCTATGATTGGAAGGCAAAACAATGTATGTGGACATTAAAGTTTCATTACCAGGCAaagtacaaaataaatatatgtttctTGACCACAATTAATTTACGATACATTCCCGATTAAACTTTCAATCCCACTTTCTCTAAGGTATGAACTAATCTAAATCAGTACTCAACTGTGACTAAATATAACATGAACAAATCTAACACAACAAACACAACCCTTTCTTTCTCATCGATTTCAAATTTCGATTGTCCTACATGATAGACAAAGAGCATGTCACTCGAGACCCTCCCCTCTACACCAGTGTTTCAAGGTCAAGGCCACCGCAGTTAAGGGTCGAAACACACTTACATGCCGGGCTCGATCGTGCACCAAGGCCGAGATATTCTTTCATTTGGTTTACATCAGAGTGTTCACATTATGCGCGTCGCTCTCGTGCCGTTCGGCCAATACTGTTGTCAGCACGATCGGGCCTGGCATATAATAGTATGCTTCGACCATAAAGCGCCCTTTTCCAGGTAATAATCACCGACTTATACAGCTGTAATTGCGTTCCTTATATGAACGCAGTAAACCCCGAATTCCCATTCATTATCCCCATTATTTCGTGAAGCAGCACTTTTCGGCCGTCGGTCAAGATTTAATTCGGACGATTCTAAGAAGCACGACTGTTTTGCCGCACAATCACAGAATTCCGGAGCGGTGTCGTACGTGAGCCGTGGTCGTTCGTTCTATTTACCTGAACCTATCAGTGTCGATGAGAAACGTCAAAAAGGTGAAGAAACAGGAAGCAGCGCAGACGGACGCCCAGCTGCCGACCCAGGCCCTCGAAAATCGTCGTTCCCTTTCAGAGAAGAACATTCCGTCGCAAGGCGCGCCGCAATTAAGTTCTACCTTGTCGCCGACCTTCAACGAATATCCGAGCTCGTGCGGCACTTTGAACTGCAGGGGACAAACGAAGCCGAAATCTCTGGCGCCGACCATAAAACCGCTGCCGAACGGTCTGGGTCCTCCGGTCCAGGACGGCTGGAATTCCGGGACAGGCATTCGCGGCGGCGGATAGACCGGAGCCGACGGCTCCGGCGGCGTGGTCTCGTTGTGCCCGACGCATAACTCCGGCCCGCCGTTTTCGGGCAGTTTCGAGCAGTCGAGATTGTCCGGCCAGTCGAAATCGAAGCTGTTCATCAGACGCTCGCATCCCGCACGAGCACTCTCGCACAACGATCTGCACGGGGGTATGGCTCTGTCGATAATGGTGCACACGGGCGCGTACACGGTGCACAGGAAGAACCGAAGGTCAGGGCTGCACTTCATCTTGACCAGGGGCGCGAACTGGTGCACCTCCTGGCCGGCATCCTCTTGCTTCTGGTGATTCATCAGGTTCGGCATGATCGTCTCGTTGTACGGTATGTTCATGCATAGATCGATCGTGATCGGCTCGCATCTACCGTGGTGTGCCAACGGATCCTTCGCGTGCAGAGCATTGACACCGAGCACGGCCACCGAAAGCCCGCAGATCGTTGTGTACCACAGAATCATGGTTGATCACTGCCGGCCAACGGCCACTACCGAGATCAATCGTCGCGCGAAAGCCAGCCTTCGAAAACACGCGGACGCACCACGCCTTCGTACATCACCAAACAATCGTGCGGAACATAATAATCTTGAACCGAGGGAGCGGGGAAACGAGCGTACCTAGCGACGATGATGGACGCGACCGCAGTAAGACTGTAAACAGAACACGGTGCATGGGTTACGTTAGAATGGAAACCTGGTTGCGATCAGGAGCGTCATCGTCGCCCCCTGGGTTGGATCGACGGCACTACGGATCCTGCTGAGACACTCTGGGGTCTTTTGTAATCCTAACCGAATTTTCCAAGAGTGTTTATGCGATTAATAGATCGAAGGGTTACACTGTAACGTTGTGCCTCTTCTACAGAGGAGAAACTTCGGAACTAAAACGCGCGCAACGTAAGTGAATTTTGTAAAGAAATGTGAACTAGATTTTGATCAGGGGAAAGTTGAAGTTAATGCGGATCGCGGATGACCCTGATTGTATATGTATAGGAATCGGAAGACAATGAGACTATTTTATGGCATGCTAGAATAGGCGGATGTTCATTTGAATATTCCGAGTAATTTTAATTATGATAATGAACGACAAAGTAGGTGATTGTAAAACGTCACGCAATGACTCCTGTAACTGCAGAAATGCGATTCCAGTATCTAGATTTGTAACAAACGAGCGCCTAACAAAGATTTTCGTTTATTGGCTCTTCGAGTCGAATTTGCTTAAACATTTCCCACGAATGCGACTATGTGTATATTGTATAATTTCAGTAATGAGCACTcttaatgaaatattcgatcatTTCCGACGGTCGAAAgtatataatttcaacaatcgTAAAATAAAACCTCTGGAACCGGTTGTTTTTCCGGTGGCGGCGGTACGTTTAGCGTTAGGTCGACATTTTTCTCGAACGATAAGGATCGTTGCACGCGATCGGGGATAACTGAGAAGACGCAATGTTAATCGGTTcattttgattttatttcttTCCCGACATATAATGCACAATATGTTCGATTTCGTTAGTTGTAATATTTGCCAATCGCAGGCGATCAGCCGTGATCGTAAGTACTATGGTTTTGTTCGCAATTATTTCCTCTCATTGTTcttcacctctctctctctctccttctctcgtcTCCTTCCCTTTCAATCGTATAGTACGTACGTGCTTCTTGGAATTCGTGCACTTTTAGACGGGGTCGCATTGTTCGGGCGGTCGCTGTCACTGTATTATACAATTCTATACAATGATAGTCTTCTTGGAGTCGGCGCGAGCCGCCCGAAATACGATTCGCAAACGGCCTCGTTTTTAtcgtaaacaaataaataatttatctcCTCGAATACTCTCAACTTGAATCGTCGCATTAGACGTAGGAGGTCAGCCTTACGATCTTACGATTAGTAACACTTAAGATTCAATACGGAAGATTGAAATACGCCGAGCGAACCACTTTTTTCGTCTTCGCGTCTCCTCCGCGCGTAATTACCGTTTTGTTAACTGACAATTTCGACTGTCGCAAAACGAGGGAAGCCGGTTATTACAGGAAACGCTATCTGACGGAATAATTGGATATCGACttcgcgtttttttttttatctcgcaTTGGGATCCGCGCATTGTCGTTTCTTCGTTTTCCCGCAAGAAAAAGGTCACTTTCGTTTTATCACTTACGCGCTGCTAAAGGGAGAGCCAACTAGAAATCATTTACACATTAACCGGTACTTATACAAATTACATGTATACGTATCGCTGTACACCTACGTCAACGTGTCGCGGCATGTCGTGTACAAAAGAACATAATAAGAGGAAGACGATTGGTAAAATGGAAGGTTCGTGGCTGTTACAGTCAGAGGGCAGGTCATCGAGAGATCGTCCGGGAACCTGCTGTCCACGAATCAACATCGACCTCGCAACCTCTGCCCTTTCGTTTCACTCGAGCGCTGACAAAGGACGAAGGTCTAGAAGGATGTACCGCGCAAGATTTGGGCTGCGAACAAGGTTGATCCTCGCAGCAGATAACGTTGCACGGCGTCGGGCTCGACGTTTTGATTCTCCGTTCGTTAACCTTCGGACGGCGGACGTGTTTGAGCATTTATGGCAGCCACCACGATTTTAGGTCCATTCGAATCTTTacgattaattttcatttgtatattattaaaacCTAATTGATCCTTTTACTAGTGTCAATATTAACAGTTATAATAATTCCATAGGACTGTCACAAAATTTAGAATCAATATGGAACGTTCGTAACACTCTGGGTCCGAACGGACCCGGCGCCCGCCGTCCGAGGATTAAATCGCGTGGACAGCACGGACGCGTGCCAGGTTTACGCGATGTTCTCGCGCACGCACGTGACCATTTATCATCCTCTCCGTGGTTCAGCTGCTGCGGATGAAGTTTCCGAACGGATCGTATACTTTGTTTGGACCTATCATTATCCTTTTTCTCTCACGATGCGGTACAACTGCGCAAGTGGAAGGATCGAAAAAGTTCGAGCGGCTTGGGACGTTCGATTGGCACAAAGCACGCGAGGAGACGTCGCGAAACACACCGCAACACGTCCGCAGCGAATCGATAAAGTATCTGCTCACCTACTACTGTGTTAGTCGACTGCAAGGAAGGAATTGGAACACCAATGTGCCGCACACGGTGCTTCGTTACGCCCGGAAATGAATGTTTACAGTTGAGCATATTATCTCTGTGCACAGCGAAGCCCGGCAATATGCGCACTGCGTTAACGAACTAGGTGTACAAACAGCGTTTTTCGATTCGCCGCCGCGTGTAACTTACATTTGCTATCCAGATGATTGTTTCCGTCGCGTTTTCTTACTCCTAGTGGGGCGCGTTGATCGTACAAAAAAAATGTAATCCGAACCGTGGCACGACCTGCGTGCCGTTTTCGTTCCGTTTTATTTGTAAACGTCCCAAAACCGCGGTACCGTTACAATTATTCCAGTCAGACTTcgagaactctctctctctcacacactctctctctctttatctctctatctctttccgAGCGTCTAGCAAGTTTCTACTCGTTTGTGTCTGTCGCGCGAGCGATCGATCGA belongs to Megalopta genalis isolate 19385.01 chromosome 1, iyMegGena1_principal, whole genome shotgun sequence and includes:
- the fz gene encoding frizzled class receptor; protein product: MILWYTTICGLSVAVLGVNALHAKDPLAHHGRCEPITIDLCMNIPYNETIMPNLMNHQKQEDAGQEVHQFAPLVKMKCSPDLRFFLCTVYAPVCTIIDRAIPPCRSLCESARAGCERLMNSFDFDWPDNLDCSKLPENGGPELCVGHNETTPPEPSAPVYPPPRMPVPEFQPSWTGGPRPFGSGFMVGARDFGFVCPLQFKVPHELGYSLKVGDKVELNCGAPCDGMFFSERERRFSRAWVGSWASVCAASCFFTFLTFLIDTDRFRYPERPIIFLSVCYLMVALVYVIGWAAGNSIACREPFPPLLETMQMASTITQGTKHKLCTVLFMVLYFFGMASSIWWVILTLTWFLAAGLKWGHEAIEANSQYFHLAAWAAPAIKTVTILAMGKVEGDILSGVCYVGLWNVEALRGFVLAPLCVYLILGTAFLLAGFVSLFRIRTVMKHDGTKTDKLEKLMIRIGIFSVLYIVPALIVIACLFYEQAYFDQWMLTWNMEMCSRPGPQSLYSIPCPVGERTRDVGRRPEFEVFMIKYLMAMIVGITSSFWVWSSKTLTSWRQFFNHIKGRRAEAYV